cccaccaggctcccccttccccgggattctccaggcaagaacactggagtaggttgccatttccttctccaatgcataaaagtgaaagtgaagtcgctcagtcgtgtccaactcttcgtgaccccatggactgtagcctaccaggctcctccatccatgggattttccaggcaagagtactggagtgggttgtcatttccttctccccaaatACACACTagcatatggtaaaaaaaaaaaaaaaagaaaaaagtcttaaaGATAAGTTCTCCCAAGTTAAATTAATATGGCATTGCCCTTCCAGAAATAAATTCCAGTTCTATCCATggatatttcctttttctttgagcttctttgtgtttttctctgaAGGTTATTGAAAAGAACAAGATAATGAGAAACTACACAGAAATAAGAAAGTTTATCCTCCTGGGACTGTCAGATGACCCACAAGTTCAGGTTGTGATCTTTGTCTTTCTGCTCATCACCTACATGCTCAGCATCACTGGGAACCTGACCATTATCACCCTGACCCTGCTGGATGCCCACCTCCAGAcccccatgtatttcttcctcagGAGTTTCTCTATATTAGAGGTGTCATTCACGACTGTCACTATACCAAAGTTCCTGGCCACCATCATTACAGGAGATAAAACCATCTCTTTTAATGATTGTATGgctcagttattttttttcattctcttgggaGTCACTGAGTTTTACCTTCTGGCTGCCATGTCCTATGACCGTTACATTGCCATCTGCAAACCCCTGCATTACATGACCATCATGAATCATAGAGTCTGCGCCCTGCTGGTCTTGGCTTCTTGGCTGGCTTCATTCTTAATTATATTTCCATTACTCATGCTGTTCATACAGCTTGATTACTGTAAGTCCAATGCTATCAATCATTTTACTTGTGATTATTTCCCCTTATTACAACTTTCATGTTCAAATACCAAATTACTAGAGGTGATGGGCTTTTCTTCTGCTGTGTTTACCTTAATGTTCACTTTGACATTAATAATTCTGTCCTATACATATATAATCAGAACAATTTTGAGGATCCCTTCCACCACTCAGAGGATAAAGGCCTTTTCCACGTGTTCTTCCCACATGATTGTCATCTCCATCTCTTACGGCAGCTGCATTTTCATGTACATGAATCCATCAGCAAAGGACAGGATGTCTTTGAGCAAGGGGGTGGCTGTGCTAAACACCTCCGTAGCCCCCATGCTAAACCCCTTTATTTATACCCTAAGGAATCTACAAGTCAAGAGAGCCTTCATGGACATGGTCAGGAAGACTCTACTTttctcaaggaaatgaaaaactaaaagtcTTGCTTTGTAAATTAGAGGCATAACAAAGAGCAATCAAATAAAAATCAGGGCTTTTCAAAATCCATTCCTTTTCACATAATTTCCCTGGAAGTGTTTTTCACTGCTCATACTTTCAGTGCCAGCATCTTACCAGAGATAGTGTATATACTATTCCCGTTCTAATTCCCATCATTCACTCATGTATTTCCCTCCCTTTGGGCTCTTCATTCCGCTCTTTAACCTTGGACTGACTTAATTTccctttttgaaatgttttttgaTTTCATGTTTTCAcaatatttcttagaaaattaagGGCAGACAGAAAGAGGCAGAGCAGCAGACATGAGAGAGACCTGT
This genomic stretch from Cervus elaphus chromosome 22, mCerEla1.1, whole genome shotgun sequence harbors:
- the LOC122680274 gene encoding olfactory receptor 6C1-like, with product MRNYTEIRKFILLGLSDDPQVQVVIFVFLLITYMLSITGNLTIITLTLLDAHLQTPMYFFLRSFSILEVSFTTVTIPKFLATIITGDKTISFNDCMAQLFFFILLGVTEFYLLAAMSYDRYIAICKPLHYMTIMNHRVCALLVLASWLASFLIIFPLLMLFIQLDYCKSNAINHFTCDYFPLLQLSCSNTKLLEVMGFSSAVFTLMFTLTLIILSYTYIIRTILRIPSTTQRIKAFSTCSSHMIVISISYGSCIFMYMNPSAKDRMSLSKGVAVLNTSVAPMLNPFIYTLRNLQVKRAFMDMVRKTLLFSRK